Within Cnuibacter physcomitrellae, the genomic segment GGTCGAGGTGGAGCAGGGCGAGGCGGTCTACAGCGGCTTCGTCAGCGGCGGGACGCCCGGGCGGCTGCCCGCCGGGGCCCCGCCGGCGAAGAACGTGGCGAACACCAACGTGGGGATCTTCGACGACAAGCTGCTGGTGTACTACGAGGGCGGCCTGCCGCACGAGCTCCACCCCGAGACCCTGGCGACCAAGGGCGCCTACGACTTCCACGGGGGGATCGACACCCTGTGCACGGCGCACTACAAGATCGATCGACTCTCCGGCGACATGCTGTTCTTCGCCGCGAAGGGGCCGACGATCACCTGGTACCGAGCCGACGTGACCACCGGCCGGATCGTCGAGAGCCACGCGATCGACATCGGGCTGCCGGTGCTCATGCACGACTTCGTCGTGAGCGACAACTACGCCATCTTCTTCGTCACCCCGTCGCTGTTCCGGCTCGACCTGATCATGCAGGGCCGTCCCGGCGTGATCTGGGATGAGAGCGTGCTGCCGCATGGCACGCAGATCGTGATGATGGACCGCCGGACCAAGAAGGTGACGTGGTACGAGGCGAACGGCGTCTTCGGCCCCACCCACTTCTACAACGCCTACGAGGTCGGCGACGAGGTCGTGATCGACCTGCACCGGATCTCCCGGCTGGGCAATCCCGCGAGCGGCAACACGCCTCTGTCGTCGCACGAGTGGTTCCCGCCGGCACTGCCGTGGCAGTGGCGGGTCAACGTTAAGACGGGCAAGGTCAGCGACCGGATGATCAGCGGCGTCGCCGGGGAGTTCCCCAAGATCAACGACGCGTACGTGGGCGCTGCTCATCGCTACGGGTACTTCGTGACGACGAGGTCGCTGGACCGCCAGACCATGAGCGACGGGCTGGCGAAACATGACCACCTGCTCGACTCCACGGTCGTGATCGAGGGCGTCGGCGGGCTGACGAATCCGAGCGAACCCGTGTTCGTGGCGCGGGA encodes:
- a CDS encoding carotenoid oxygenase family protein gives rise to the protein MALWPTDNKFLNGPFAPWAEESEAFDLPVQGEIPADLAGALFRISSNPRFEPRNTDRYHWWEGDGMVCAVYVRDGRVGYRTRWVETDSMKVEVEQGEAVYSGFVSGGTPGRLPAGAPPAKNVANTNVGIFDDKLLVYYEGGLPHELHPETLATKGAYDFHGGIDTLCTAHYKIDRLSGDMLFFAAKGPTITWYRADVTTGRIVESHAIDIGLPVLMHDFVVSDNYAIFFVTPSLFRLDLIMQGRPGVIWDESVLPHGTQIVMMDRRTKKVTWYEANGVFGPTHFYNAYEVGDEVVIDLHRISRLGNPASGNTPLSSHEWFPPALPWQWRVNVKTGKVSDRMISGVAGEFPKINDAYVGAAHRYGYFVTTRSLDRQTMSDGLAKHDHLLDSTVVIEGVGGLTNPSEPVFVAREGAVEEDDGYILSIWWNPTTELSELLVHDAVRMTRDPLARVPLPVRVPFGFHGSWAGRDVLEGAIAAQREPADL